CCTCAGCGGGACCGGTCATGAACACCGACTCCGTCGGACCAGCCCAGCTGATTTCCAGGGGGCCACCTGGCAGCACCACAGTGGCCGCACGGTCGCTGAGACCTAGAAGCACGGCTGCCACGAGGGTGGCGCAGGCTCCCGTACCACAGGCGAGTGTGGGGCCTGCACCGCGTTCCCAGACGCGGATCTCCAGCTGCGAACGACTGTGAACCTGCAGGAAATGCACATTGGTTTTGGCTGGAAATGCTGGATCGATTTCCAGGGACGATCCCCATTCTTCAAAGGGGATGGTCGCGAGGTCTGAGACCGGAACCACCACGTGTGGATTGCCCATGCCCACGGCAGCCACCGGCAAGCTGGCTCCGCCCACTTGTAGTTCTCCTGCCGGCAACCCTGCCTCGTTCGCATGGAGAGTTGTAGGCACTGAGCTTGGCTCGAGGAACGGTGCCCCCATGTCAACGCGGATCTGACCATCCGCCTGTAGTTCCGGAACGATCATCCCGGCGGGCGTTTCGATCGGCCAGCACCGACCTGCCGCATCTCCATCACT
This region of Synechococcus sp. NOUM97013 genomic DNA includes:
- the dapF gene encoding diaminopimelate epimerase; amino-acid sequence: MLAFSKYQGLGNDFILMEGRGGQLPAAIHSPDPAWVQRICDRRFGIGGDGLILALPPQASGELRMRIFNADGSEAEMCGNGIRCLARFLADSDGDAAGRCWPIETPAGMIVPELQADGQIRVDMGAPFLEPSSVPTTLHANEAGLPAGELQVGGASLPVAAVGMGNPHVVVPVSDLATIPFEEWGSSLEIDPAFPAKTNVHFLQVHSRSQLEIRVWERGAGPTLACGTGACATLVAAVLLGLSDRAATVVLPGGPLEISWAGPTESVFMTGPAEAVFDGVINPELMPAGLNDTLDSLERQQEQVPVGAASAEPATQPVDDDCSEAEAQARVQAFLESTSLDSMINIATESLEQRTLSRFQRDGQA